The following proteins are encoded in a genomic region of Pyxicephalus adspersus chromosome 9, UCB_Pads_2.0, whole genome shotgun sequence:
- the ALKBH3 gene encoding alpha-ketoglutarate-dependent dioxygenase alkB homolog 3 isoform X3 has protein sequence MDDKRRRARVQGAWAGPAKANPHTGTMLLLAPRPAAATGQAQRWGHEHDISDKQFVYKEPAEVVRRIPEPRVIEKPGTYEISTSSSGVSRLRLFPSFIEPKEADWMFEQLQREIPWRQKTNVGPDGPYQEPRLTCWYGEVPYTYSRSTMQANPHWHPLLTMLKDRIEEVTGYSFNSLLCNLYRHDKDSIDWHSDDEPELGRNPVIASLSFGETRVFQMRKKPPPKEDRSGDRR, from the exons ATGGATGACAAGAGGCGTAGAGCTCGTGTGCAGGGGGCATGGGCAGGACCAGCAAAAGCTAATCCCCACACAGGTACTATGCTGCTATTAG CTCCCCGACCTGCTGCAGCCACAGGACAAGCTCAGCGCTGGGGACATGAACACGATATTTCCGACAAACAGTTTGTATATAAAGAGCCAGCAGAG GTTGTACGCAGGATCCCGGAGCCCCGTGTCATTGA GAAGCCTGGTACCTATGAAATCAGCACATCGTCTTCTGGAGTGTCCAG aCTAAGGCTTTTCCCTTCATTCATTGAGCCCAAAGAGGCAGATTGGATGTTTGAACAGTTACAGCGGGAGATCCCATGGAGGCAGAAAACCAATGTGGGGCCAG ATGGACCTTACCAGGAGCCGCGGCTCACCTGCTGGTACGGTGAGGTGCCTTATACCTACTCACGCTCTACAATGCAGGCCAATCCTCAT TGGCATCCTCTGCTCACCATGCTGAAAGATCGCATTGAAGAAGTGACCGGATACAGCTTCAACTCCCTGCTCTGCAACCTGTACAGACATGACAAGGACAGCATAGACTGGCACAGCGATGATGAACCTGAACTCGGCAGGAATCCTGTCATTGCTTCACTAAGCTTCGGAGAGACCCGGGTTTTCCAGATGAGGAAGAAACCCCCACCG